A genomic stretch from Bradyrhizobium quebecense includes:
- a CDS encoding cold-shock protein, translating to MGSDGFESKKLGGPPIGGVGQSRIAQGEYGSAPRDPAMDAFSGLGDAAANLVEVSGVIKWFDASKGYGFIVPDNGWPDILLHVTVLRRDGHQTAYEGARLVVECVQRAKGYQAFRIVSMDESAAIHPAQMLPPRTHVTVTATSGLERAQVKWFNRLRGFGFVTCGEGTPDIFVHMETLRRFGMTELRPGQYVLVRFGPGSKGMMAAEIHPETGPSALSSH from the coding sequence ATGGGGTCGGACGGATTTGAGTCCAAGAAGCTCGGCGGACCGCCGATAGGCGGAGTTGGGCAAAGCAGGATTGCACAAGGCGAGTACGGCAGCGCGCCGCGCGATCCGGCGATGGATGCCTTCTCCGGTCTCGGCGACGCCGCGGCCAACCTCGTCGAAGTCTCCGGCGTCATCAAATGGTTCGACGCCTCGAAAGGCTACGGCTTCATCGTCCCCGACAATGGCTGGCCCGACATCCTGCTGCACGTGACGGTGCTGCGGCGCGACGGCCATCAGACCGCCTATGAGGGCGCGCGGCTCGTCGTCGAGTGCGTGCAGCGCGCGAAGGGCTACCAGGCCTTCCGCATCGTTTCGATGGACGAGTCGGCCGCGATCCATCCGGCGCAGATGCTGCCGCCGCGAACCCATGTCACCGTGACCGCGACCAGCGGGCTCGAGCGTGCACAGGTCAAGTGGTTCAACCGGCTGCGCGGCTTCGGCTTCGTGACTTGCGGGGAGGGCACGCCCGACATCTTCGTGCACATGGAGACGCTGCGCCGCTTCGGCATGACCGAGCTGCGCCCCGGCCAGTACGTGCTGGTGCGGTTCGGGCCCGGCTCCAAGGGCATGATGGCCGCCGAGATCCACCCGGAGACCGGTCCATCGGCGCTGTCGTCGCACTGA
- a CDS encoding SIR2 family NAD-dependent protein deacylase — MIAKDLRSGVERLGNMVAEASSIVPFTGAGISTECGIPDFRSPGGLWTRNRPIPFDEFVASQEARDESWRRRLAMEPTFAAAKPGRGHRALASLYRAGKVPGIITQNIDNLHQASGFKADDVIELHGNTTYARCIGCGKDYDLASVKLHFDKNGAAPDCAECGDPVKTATISFGQSMPEDAMRRAAELARHCDLFLAIGSSLVVWPAAGFPMMAKESGARLVIINNEPTDQDDIADLVIRHDIGDTLGPFVGN, encoded by the coding sequence GTGATTGCAAAGGATCTACGTAGCGGCGTCGAGCGGCTCGGCAACATGGTTGCCGAGGCATCGTCGATCGTGCCCTTCACCGGGGCGGGTATTTCCACCGAGTGCGGCATTCCCGACTTCCGCTCGCCTGGCGGGCTGTGGACGCGCAACCGGCCGATCCCGTTCGACGAGTTCGTGGCCAGTCAGGAAGCGCGCGACGAGTCATGGCGTCGGCGCTTGGCAATGGAACCGACATTTGCGGCCGCCAAGCCGGGGCGCGGGCATCGTGCGCTCGCGTCGCTTTACCGGGCCGGCAAGGTTCCCGGCATCATTACCCAAAACATCGACAATCTGCATCAGGCGTCGGGCTTCAAGGCCGATGACGTCATCGAGCTGCACGGCAATACCACCTACGCCCGCTGCATCGGTTGCGGCAAGGACTACGACCTCGCGTCGGTGAAGCTGCACTTCGACAAGAACGGCGCTGCGCCCGACTGCGCGGAGTGCGGCGATCCGGTGAAGACTGCGACGATCTCGTTCGGGCAGTCGATGCCCGAGGATGCGATGCGTCGCGCGGCGGAACTCGCAAGGCACTGCGACCTGTTCCTGGCGATCGGCTCATCGCTGGTGGTCTGGCCCGCTGCAGGCTTTCCGATGATGGCGAAGGAGAGCGGCGCGCGGCTCGTGATCATCAACAACGAGCCGACCGATCAGGACGACATCGCCGACCTGGTGATCCGGCATGACATCGGCGACACGCTTGGTCCATTCGTAGGCAATTGA
- a CDS encoding GrlR family regulatory protein: MRNGLYSIHIHMMDGVRGRDSGVLILRDGLLIGGGPHFWSIGAYTAGEGTWKGYLRTNQHSPFSDPFARPLFAGQEVTSGFSGTFSGDEAEVFGTVLVGTRSLSFRATLKRLADA, from the coding sequence ATGAGGAACGGGCTCTATTCGATCCATATCCATATGATGGACGGCGTGCGGGGCCGCGACAGCGGCGTCCTGATCCTGCGCGATGGTCTGCTGATCGGCGGTGGGCCGCATTTCTGGTCGATCGGGGCCTACACGGCCGGCGAGGGCACCTGGAAGGGGTATCTCAGGACCAACCAGCATTCCCCGTTTTCCGACCCGTTCGCCCGACCGCTGTTCGCCGGCCAGGAGGTGACGAGCGGCTTCTCCGGCACTTTCAGCGGTGACGAGGCCGAAGTGTTCGGGACCGTGCTGGTCGGAACCCGCAGCCTGAGCTTCCGGGCCACCTTGAAAAGGCTGGCCGACGCCTGA
- a CDS encoding VOC family protein, which translates to MRYLHTMLRVRNLDVAMKFYRDALGLKEVRRIDNDKGRFTLVFLCAEEDLHLLKSQPQTRGAPLVELTYNWDEEKYGEDRHFGHLAYEVDDIYATCEKLMKMGVTINRPPRDGNMAFVRSPDLHSIEILQKGDPKAPAEPWASMPNTGHW; encoded by the coding sequence ATGCGCTATCTGCACACCATGCTGCGCGTCCGCAATCTCGATGTCGCGATGAAATTCTATCGGGACGCGCTGGGGCTGAAGGAAGTGCGCCGCATCGACAATGACAAGGGCCGCTTCACGCTGGTGTTCCTCTGCGCCGAGGAAGACCTCCATCTGCTCAAGTCGCAGCCGCAGACCCGCGGCGCGCCGCTGGTCGAACTGACCTACAATTGGGACGAGGAGAAATACGGCGAGGACCGCCATTTCGGCCATCTCGCCTACGAGGTCGACGACATCTACGCGACCTGTGAGAAGCTGATGAAGATGGGCGTCACCATCAATCGTCCGCCGCGCGACGGCAACATGGCGTTCGTGCGTTCGCCCGACTTGCACTCGATCGAGATCCTGCAGAAGGGCGATCCGAAGGCGCCGGCCGAGCCATGGGCCTCGATGCCGAACACCGGGCACTGGTAA
- a CDS encoding glutathione S-transferase family protein — MDSKPQLTIWGRPNSVNVQKVLWCLTELDLPYHRIDAGMQFGKNDQADYLAMNPNGRVPTLVDGDYVLWESNSVMRYLCLAYGKSSPVYPQAPKARAAIDRWLDWTLSTLQPVERPLFWGLVRTAPDKRDMVQLQKDADAAGVVWRVVEAQLASRRYVEGDQFTIADIALGAFARRWFGVEGVTKPELPHLERWFGEIAQRPAFVRIVAPPMS, encoded by the coding sequence ATGGACAGCAAGCCGCAACTGACGATCTGGGGCCGGCCAAATTCGGTCAATGTGCAGAAAGTGCTCTGGTGTCTTACCGAGCTTGACCTGCCCTATCATCGCATCGATGCCGGCATGCAGTTCGGCAAGAACGATCAGGCGGACTATCTCGCGATGAATCCGAATGGCCGCGTTCCGACGCTGGTCGACGGCGACTATGTGCTGTGGGAATCCAATTCGGTGATGCGCTATCTCTGCCTGGCCTATGGCAAGAGTTCGCCGGTCTATCCGCAGGCGCCGAAGGCGCGCGCCGCCATTGACCGCTGGCTCGACTGGACGCTGTCGACGCTGCAACCGGTCGAGCGCCCGCTGTTCTGGGGACTGGTGCGCACGGCGCCGGACAAGCGCGACATGGTCCAGCTCCAGAAGGACGCCGATGCCGCGGGCGTGGTGTGGCGCGTCGTCGAGGCGCAGCTTGCAAGCCGCCGCTACGTCGAGGGCGATCAGTTCACGATCGCCGACATCGCACTCGGCGCCTTTGCGCGGCGCTGGTTCGGTGTCGAAGGTGTCACGAAGCCGGAGCTGCCCCATCTCGAACGCTGGTTCGGCGAGATCGCGCAGCGGCCGGCCTTCGTGCGCATCGTCGCGCCGCCGATGTCGTGA
- a CDS encoding PilZ domain-containing protein, whose amino-acid sequence MALGSKKRETRKSLRQSGWITLDGGFAARPCVVEDMSSSGAKITVQDNNTLPAKLRLAFSRDARTGRACEVVWREGKTFGVRFVR is encoded by the coding sequence ATGGCTTTAGGGTCCAAGAAGCGCGAAACGCGCAAATCGCTGCGTCAATCCGGCTGGATCACGCTCGACGGCGGATTCGCCGCGCGGCCGTGCGTGGTCGAGGACATGTCCTCGTCGGGCGCAAAAATCACCGTGCAGGACAACAACACGCTGCCGGCCAAGCTGCGGCTGGCGTTTTCGCGCGACGCTCGCACCGGGCGCGCCTGCGAAGTGGTCTGGCGCGAGGGCAAGACGTTCGGCGTCAGATTCGTGCGCTAG
- a CDS encoding tyrosine-type recombinase/integrase, translating into MQQNVQQGPMPERLTKRKGYWHFVRRVPPEFTAVDPRGIVKQSTKIRVADDRSGIRAGRIADQLNIDLEASWRAAAGQGTRDAIVALEDARQRAQALQLTYKPVDDVAREALAEILRRIDALAVGDRRHDPATAAATLGGVDLPEIMLSGLCDEFEVAKKTTIAKMSAGQFKKWKNGKKRAIELLITVIGDKAITRLTRDDVLKFTDHWTERVVDGEVLAATANRNLTHITGMLSAVSKRHRLNLDRVFAGARLEGDASRPRPPFSPWWIVNRLLAAGALETMNDEERAVIMVMVNTGARPSEIINLRRKHIVLDGPIPFIRVRPDDRVLKTAFSDRDIPLVGISLEAMRQFPDGFPHYRDKGDTLSAAVNAYFSDHNLRETEAHTLYSLRHGFKDRLRSVETPDELKDELMGHDTKKPKYGDGHGLDLKRKYIELIALAPGMNVPAPMQLLKAMA; encoded by the coding sequence GTGCAACAAAACGTCCAACAGGGTCCGATGCCGGAACGTCTCACCAAGCGAAAAGGGTACTGGCATTTCGTGCGGCGGGTGCCACCCGAGTTTACTGCGGTCGACCCTCGCGGGATCGTCAAACAGTCGACCAAGATCCGTGTCGCTGACGACCGGTCGGGCATCCGCGCCGGCCGGATCGCTGACCAGCTCAATATCGACCTTGAGGCGTCCTGGAGGGCGGCCGCAGGCCAGGGAACGCGGGACGCAATCGTCGCGCTCGAGGACGCCCGGCAGCGGGCGCAGGCCCTGCAGCTCACCTACAAGCCGGTCGATGACGTCGCCCGGGAGGCCCTCGCGGAGATCCTCCGCCGGATCGATGCCCTCGCGGTGGGTGATCGGCGGCATGACCCTGCCACGGCCGCGGCGACTCTCGGAGGCGTCGACCTGCCCGAGATCATGCTGTCCGGCCTCTGCGATGAGTTCGAGGTCGCTAAGAAAACGACGATCGCAAAGATGTCGGCCGGTCAGTTCAAAAAATGGAAAAACGGCAAGAAGCGCGCGATAGAGCTGCTGATCACGGTGATCGGCGACAAGGCCATTACTCGGCTGACGCGCGATGACGTCCTGAAATTTACCGACCACTGGACCGAGCGCGTTGTCGACGGTGAGGTCCTGGCCGCGACGGCCAATCGCAACCTGACGCACATCACAGGCATGCTCTCGGCCGTCTCCAAACGTCACAGGCTCAACCTGGATCGCGTGTTCGCTGGCGCCAGGCTCGAGGGCGATGCGTCGCGGCCTCGGCCGCCCTTCTCGCCTTGGTGGATCGTCAACCGGCTTTTGGCGGCCGGCGCACTCGAGACCATGAACGACGAGGAACGCGCGGTAATTATGGTTATGGTCAACACCGGCGCCCGGCCGAGCGAGATCATCAACCTGCGCCGCAAGCACATCGTGCTCGACGGACCGATTCCGTTCATCCGCGTGCGGCCGGACGATCGCGTCCTCAAGACGGCTTTCTCAGATCGCGACATCCCCCTGGTCGGGATCTCGCTCGAAGCCATGCGGCAGTTCCCCGATGGCTTCCCGCACTACCGCGACAAGGGCGACACCTTGTCGGCCGCGGTGAACGCGTATTTCTCCGACCACAACCTGCGCGAGACGGAGGCCCACACGCTTTACTCGCTGCGGCACGGCTTCAAGGACCGACTGCGCAGCGTCGAGACGCCCGACGAGCTGAAGGACGAGCTAATGGGCCACGATACCAAGAAGCCGAAATATGGCGACGGTCACGGCCTCGACCTGAAGCGGAAGTATATTGAGCTGATCGCGCTTGCGCCTGGCATGAACGTCCCGGCGCCGATGCAGCTTCTGAAGGCGATGGCGTAA
- a CDS encoding acyltransferase family protein has product MFRNITTYRADIDGLRAFAVATVVFYHAFPAAMPGGFVGVDVFFVISGFLISSILISDMNEHRFSFFGFYGRRARRIFPALAACLVVTLAYGYVALTPSELAQLGKHVFFGAGFLSNIALWSEAGYFDTAAIYKPLLHLWSLGIEEQFYILWPMLLWVALRIKANIARLFAVLFVVSFAVNIVLSTINLSDDFYLPISRFWELMAGGGLAVFGRSAQTLRGRFIGSFAGAAALLCSVVLFTPGLRFPGWYALLPVAGATALIFAGPNAPLNRTVLSSRAFVAVGLISYPLYLWHWPLISYAYIVRLGKPPTPLMGLAIVVASVVLAWLTYRFVECPVRFGAVRRRNTVLPATVLALVGICGAVVWAGKGFPERFARLPGVDIQKIGAARLDADFKPTAGMALTEHDWTLIARLGSGERKVAFGGDSLLFHFGPRAQQLSDDGRLAATAFFVTGPRCPPVPGVIQEDKFSGCGDLTGKLLDLVRREKVASVVLGAAWSGYSAQGMYIERDGKRLPLTTREGQDAFYASLERFVSLLRSEGAVVYLVLGLPSGALFDPRNMVARSIGGFRVSPSVDAVVRVSELRVVLADTDARLNAIGARTGAVTLDPFPDICGTGSECSPLFGAGEPKFSDQSHLRPAFVRENLHFLDGLLE; this is encoded by the coding sequence ATGTTTCGGAATATTACCACGTATCGCGCGGACATTGATGGGCTGCGCGCTTTTGCTGTCGCTACGGTGGTGTTTTACCACGCCTTTCCGGCCGCCATGCCGGGGGGCTTTGTCGGCGTGGATGTGTTTTTCGTTATTTCTGGATTTCTCATATCGTCAATTTTGATTAGCGATATGAACGAACATCGGTTTTCGTTCTTCGGCTTCTACGGCCGGCGCGCCCGCCGGATATTCCCTGCTCTAGCCGCGTGCCTGGTCGTAACCTTGGCCTATGGGTATGTCGCGCTTACTCCCTCGGAATTGGCACAACTCGGCAAGCATGTCTTTTTCGGCGCCGGCTTCCTCTCCAATATCGCTCTTTGGTCAGAGGCAGGCTATTTCGATACCGCCGCGATCTACAAGCCGCTTTTGCATCTCTGGTCGCTCGGGATCGAAGAGCAGTTCTATATTCTTTGGCCCATGCTGCTGTGGGTCGCCCTCCGCATCAAGGCGAACATCGCGCGGCTATTCGCGGTCCTGTTCGTTGTCTCGTTTGCGGTCAACATCGTGCTGTCCACCATCAACCTCTCGGATGATTTCTATCTGCCGATCTCTCGGTTTTGGGAGCTGATGGCGGGCGGCGGCCTGGCGGTGTTTGGCCGAAGCGCTCAGACCCTGCGCGGTCGGTTCATTGGGTCGTTTGCAGGTGCGGCCGCGCTGTTGTGCTCCGTGGTTCTTTTTACGCCCGGACTGCGCTTTCCCGGATGGTATGCGTTGTTGCCCGTCGCCGGCGCGACCGCGCTGATCTTTGCCGGGCCCAATGCGCCCTTAAATCGAACTGTTCTTTCCAGCCGTGCCTTTGTGGCCGTAGGGCTCATCAGTTACCCGCTCTATCTCTGGCATTGGCCGCTAATCTCCTATGCCTACATTGTCCGCCTGGGAAAACCGCCGACGCCGTTGATGGGGCTCGCAATCGTGGTCGCGAGCGTTGTTCTTGCGTGGCTGACGTACCGGTTTGTTGAATGCCCTGTGCGCTTCGGAGCAGTACGCCGGCGCAACACCGTGCTGCCCGCTACTGTTCTGGCGCTGGTGGGGATCTGCGGCGCGGTCGTCTGGGCCGGGAAGGGCTTCCCGGAACGCTTCGCGCGCTTGCCCGGTGTCGATATCCAGAAGATCGGCGCGGCGCGGCTCGATGCTGATTTTAAGCCAACCGCTGGCATGGCGTTAACGGAACACGACTGGACGTTGATTGCGCGTCTAGGAAGCGGGGAGCGAAAGGTGGCATTCGGCGGCGATAGTCTGCTGTTTCATTTTGGACCGCGTGCGCAACAGCTCTCTGATGACGGGCGGCTGGCGGCAACTGCTTTTTTCGTCACTGGACCGCGCTGCCCGCCGGTGCCCGGTGTGATCCAAGAGGACAAGTTTTCCGGATGTGGCGATCTGACAGGCAAACTGCTTGATCTGGTGCGTAGGGAAAAGGTCGCTTCCGTCGTGCTGGGCGCGGCGTGGTCAGGCTATAGCGCCCAAGGAATGTATATCGAGCGCGATGGAAAGCGGCTCCCACTGACAACGCGCGAGGGACAGGACGCCTTTTACGCGAGTCTTGAGCGGTTCGTGAGTCTGTTGAGGTCCGAGGGAGCTGTCGTTTACTTGGTTCTCGGGTTGCCGTCCGGCGCGCTCTTCGACCCTCGAAACATGGTTGCGCGTAGCATCGGCGGATTCCGGGTTTCGCCGAGCGTTGACGCTGTGGTTCGTGTGTCTGAATTGCGGGTTGTGCTGGCGGACACTGACGCGCGACTAAATGCGATCGGGGCGCGCACCGGGGCCGTGACGCTCGATCCGTTCCCAGATATCTGCGGTACGGGCTCGGAGTGCTCGCCGCTATTCGGCGCCGGGGAGCCCAAATTTTCGGATCAGTCTCATCTGCGGCCGGCGTTCGTGCGCGAGAATTTGCATTTCCTCGACGGTCTTTTGGAATGA
- a CDS encoding glycoside hydrolase family protein: MAVTRKHVGLSAAGAVLAGVLVSHWEGMNLVAEHLPFDPPGVVTVCGGITNYDWPWLKVGMKFTKEQCQEELSHVAERYADKVVVCVPSLPTMPPHRQAAVASFAVNNGPTKFAGRRSAAI; encoded by the coding sequence ATGGCGGTTACGCGAAAACATGTCGGGTTGTCTGCGGCCGGCGCCGTCCTGGCTGGCGTTCTTGTCTCTCATTGGGAGGGCATGAACCTTGTAGCGGAGCATCTGCCCTTTGATCCGCCAGGCGTCGTCACGGTCTGCGGCGGCATCACCAATTACGATTGGCCGTGGCTCAAGGTGGGGATGAAATTCACCAAGGAGCAATGTCAAGAAGAGCTTTCGCACGTCGCGGAGCGCTACGCCGACAAGGTGGTGGTGTGCGTTCCGTCGCTGCCGACCATGCCACCGCACCGTCAAGCGGCCGTTGCCTCGTTTGCCGTCAACAATGGTCCGACAAAATTTGCGGGACGTCGATCGGCCGCGATCTGA
- a CDS encoding acyltransferase family protein — MKAAYRPDIDGLRAVAVSAVILFHAFPGALPGGFVGVDIFFVISGYLITGIVTSELHDKTFSIAAFYERRIRRIFPALIVVLAATVFVGLRLLLPNELHSLGKNAVASALFAANLMLLSEVNYFDVDAHLKPLLHLWSLGIEEQFYLAWPLILLALPRRRMPVAAAIGLAASFVLNLALVANHPAAAFFLPFTRAWELMAGALLTFVPEQPRAAKEATAIVGLVAIEASFFLFTDKMTFPGWAAALPVAGASLLIASQGSTVNRILSLRPFVGVGLISYSLYLWHWPVLVFLQGYLFRPLNDTLGFIAVVLASALSVLTYFAIERPLRRRSRVLPIGAAMAAAGALGLYAALVKPTDLPAELQAMLSAADGVGAWRVHECMLLDGEDGNFRNCSERKRPLIAIWGDSTASALIPGFRKLQQDHEFGISQLTVSSCHPLLVPARSANHYCIEKNAEIVRRISEVKPDVVVLHATWDVDDRIETTKPTIDALREAGVPRIIILGPAPAWRGGLPNAAVNYFRRNGKIIPEWTSQYVDSDAGDRTMSVIAGELGVQYVSVRRALCRGDECLASVNGSITARDIIHLTKAGSEFLVQQIAPQLGIE; from the coding sequence ATGAAAGCGGCCTATCGCCCCGACATTGACGGCTTGAGAGCCGTTGCGGTTTCGGCCGTGATCTTGTTTCACGCATTTCCCGGTGCGCTGCCCGGCGGGTTCGTCGGCGTCGACATCTTCTTTGTCATCTCCGGATACCTCATTACCGGCATTGTGACGTCGGAGCTGCACGACAAGACGTTCAGCATCGCGGCGTTCTACGAAAGGCGAATACGGCGGATCTTTCCGGCGCTAATCGTCGTTTTGGCCGCGACTGTATTCGTGGGCCTGCGCCTTCTCCTGCCAAACGAGCTGCATTCACTCGGAAAGAACGCAGTTGCGAGCGCGCTATTCGCGGCCAACCTGATGTTGCTGTCCGAAGTCAACTATTTTGACGTCGACGCACACCTAAAGCCGCTTCTGCACCTCTGGTCTCTCGGCATTGAGGAACAGTTTTATCTTGCGTGGCCTCTGATCTTGTTGGCGTTGCCACGACGCAGAATGCCCGTAGCGGCGGCGATCGGCCTTGCGGCGTCGTTCGTCCTCAATCTAGCGCTGGTCGCCAATCACCCTGCAGCGGCGTTCTTTCTGCCGTTTACGCGCGCTTGGGAGCTGATGGCGGGGGCACTGCTAACGTTCGTCCCCGAACAGCCGAGGGCCGCAAAAGAGGCAACAGCGATTGTAGGGCTTGTCGCTATTGAAGCCTCGTTCTTTCTATTCACCGACAAGATGACGTTCCCCGGCTGGGCTGCGGCACTCCCCGTCGCCGGTGCGTCGCTCTTGATTGCGTCCCAAGGATCGACCGTAAATCGCATCCTTTCGCTTCGCCCGTTCGTCGGCGTCGGGCTGATCAGCTATTCCTTGTATCTGTGGCACTGGCCCGTCCTCGTATTTCTGCAAGGTTACCTTTTCCGGCCACTCAACGACACTCTCGGGTTTATCGCCGTTGTGTTGGCTTCCGCTCTTTCGGTGCTGACTTATTTTGCGATTGAGCGGCCTCTACGTCGCCGATCCCGAGTGTTGCCGATCGGCGCCGCTATGGCGGCGGCCGGAGCACTCGGCCTATATGCTGCCCTCGTGAAGCCAACAGATTTGCCTGCCGAACTCCAAGCGATGCTTAGCGCAGCTGATGGCGTGGGTGCATGGCGTGTACACGAGTGCATGCTGCTCGACGGAGAGGACGGAAATTTTCGGAACTGTTCTGAGAGAAAGCGGCCGTTAATCGCAATTTGGGGAGACTCGACGGCCTCAGCGCTAATTCCCGGGTTTAGAAAGCTGCAACAAGACCACGAGTTCGGAATATCGCAGCTTACCGTAAGCTCATGCCATCCGTTGCTAGTTCCGGCGCGTTCTGCCAACCATTACTGCATCGAAAAGAACGCGGAGATCGTGCGTCGCATTTCCGAGGTAAAGCCTGACGTCGTAGTGCTTCACGCCACCTGGGACGTTGACGATCGGATTGAAACCACTAAGCCAACCATAGACGCCCTTCGCGAAGCCGGCGTTCCGCGCATCATAATTCTAGGACCGGCCCCCGCTTGGCGCGGTGGCCTCCCCAATGCCGCGGTGAACTACTTTAGGCGCAACGGAAAAATCATTCCCGAGTGGACCTCGCAGTATGTCGATAGCGACGCAGGCGACAGGACCATGAGCGTCATAGCCGGCGAGTTGGGTGTCCAATACGTGTCCGTAAGAAGGGCCTTGTGCCGTGGTGACGAATGTTTGGCCTCTGTCAATGGATCTATCACGGCAAGAGACATCATCCATCTTACAAAGGCTGGCTCTGAGTTCCTAGTCCAACAAATCGCTCCGCAACTTGGCATCGAATGA
- a CDS encoding DUF1515 family protein, whose product MSGDETASVNAALLQMAAKIGGLESTVSTLLQTWQRMEEKASEGRKDLHQKVEALRADVTTMGAQISTATKDIAEMKPTVQAVQTVQVQATGVRNASRWLYWVAVGLSGGVGWVITNFVDIHFKH is encoded by the coding sequence ATGAGCGGCGACGAAACAGCCAGCGTAAATGCTGCCTTGCTTCAAATGGCCGCCAAGATCGGCGGGCTCGAGTCGACCGTCTCGACGCTGCTGCAGACCTGGCAGCGGATGGAAGAGAAAGCCTCGGAGGGCCGCAAGGATCTGCATCAAAAGGTCGAGGCGCTAAGGGCCGACGTCACGACGATGGGCGCGCAGATCTCGACGGCGACCAAAGACATCGCCGAGATGAAGCCGACCGTCCAGGCCGTCCAGACTGTGCAAGTGCAGGCGACCGGCGTGCGCAATGCCAGCCGCTGGCTATACTGGGTCGCTGTCGGTCTGAGCGGCGGCGTTGGCTGGGTTATTACCAATTTTGTCGACATTCACTTCAAGCACTGA
- a CDS encoding peptidoglycan-binding protein translates to MTNAAVSASAIDLHGISRATFDLIVSAEVTSPPWYSKHLRGATWPGEQSGVTIGCGYDVGQTTRQQFMADWSGKIPDAMLKALAKCCGVTGLAAEMLARRLRGIVDIPWDVALEVFSSHDIPRYLAICRRLLPGFDELSPDCKGVILSIAFNRDAGGFNKPGPRWSEMRQIKGAIGSGELAKIPGLIRSMKRLWPDSKGLRIRRDDEAALFEHGLATSHPHEHAKLATTPAPVDPEAVAYVQGRLRELGYYDVGQVDGEPSPQGRTEGMILAYRNARGLPLTPAIDDQLIAELGKPQAPRPVAETRATATVEDLRDEGSQTIALTDRAKGWAGKIFGSSSGLGGAGVLAWLTDRATQVSAAKDAVGALGLTPGAIQAIAIGVAALVVVAGVGVLVWFVADQLERRRLADYRAGKHA, encoded by the coding sequence ATGACCAACGCAGCGGTTTCTGCGAGCGCTATCGATTTGCATGGAATCTCCCGTGCGACCTTTGACCTGATAGTCAGCGCCGAGGTCACCAGCCCGCCCTGGTATTCAAAGCATCTGCGCGGCGCGACCTGGCCCGGCGAACAGTCCGGCGTGACGATCGGCTGCGGCTATGACGTCGGCCAGACGACGCGGCAGCAGTTCATGGCCGATTGGTCCGGCAAGATCCCGGATGCAATGTTGAAGGCGCTGGCGAAGTGCTGCGGCGTCACGGGGCTGGCGGCGGAAATGCTGGCGCGCAGGCTGCGCGGCATCGTCGACATCCCTTGGGACGTCGCGCTCGAGGTTTTCTCGAGCCACGACATTCCGCGCTATCTGGCGATCTGCCGGCGGCTGCTGCCAGGCTTCGACGAGCTCTCGCCGGATTGTAAAGGCGTCATCCTCTCGATCGCCTTCAACCGCGACGCCGGCGGCTTCAACAAGCCGGGACCGCGCTGGTCGGAGATGCGCCAGATCAAGGGCGCGATCGGCAGCGGCGAGCTCGCCAAGATCCCTGGCCTGATCCGCTCGATGAAACGGCTCTGGCCCGACAGCAAGGGCTTGCGCATTCGCCGCGACGACGAGGCGGCGCTGTTCGAGCACGGCCTCGCAACGTCGCATCCGCATGAGCATGCCAAGCTGGCGACGACGCCGGCGCCGGTCGATCCGGAGGCCGTCGCGTATGTGCAGGGGCGGCTGCGCGAGCTCGGCTATTACGACGTCGGCCAGGTCGACGGCGAGCCATCGCCGCAGGGGCGGACCGAGGGAATGATCCTGGCCTACCGCAACGCGCGCGGCCTGCCGCTGACGCCTGCGATCGACGACCAGCTGATCGCCGAGCTCGGCAAGCCGCAGGCGCCTCGGCCGGTCGCCGAGACGCGAGCGACGGCGACCGTCGAGGATCTCCGCGACGAGGGCTCGCAGACCATCGCGCTGACCGATCGCGCCAAGGGATGGGCCGGCAAGATCTTCGGCAGCTCGAGCGGCCTCGGTGGCGCCGGCGTGCTCGCCTGGCTCACGGACCGCGCGACGCAGGTCTCGGCCGCAAAGGACGCGGTCGGCGCTCTCGGCCTCACGCCTGGCGCGATCCAGGCGATCGCGATCGGGGTCGCGGCCCTGGTGGTCGTCGCCGGCGTCGGCGTCCTGGTGTGGTTCGTGGCCGACCAGCTCGAGCGGCGCCGCCTGGCTGACTATCGCGCGGGAAAACACGCATGA